A genomic window from Massilia sp. METH4 includes:
- a CDS encoding DUF2818 family protein → MDVGASAWLVILLALVLANLPFINERILALVPLKSGAGHKPFLVRLLELTVLYFVVGGIGRALEGRIGTVFPQTWEFYAISACMFLVLAFPGFVVRYLRKRH, encoded by the coding sequence ATGGACGTCGGCGCGTCGGCCTGGCTGGTCATCCTGCTGGCTCTCGTGCTGGCGAACCTGCCGTTCATCAATGAGCGCATCCTCGCCCTCGTCCCGCTGAAAAGCGGGGCAGGGCACAAACCCTTCCTCGTGCGGCTGCTCGAACTGACGGTGCTGTACTTCGTCGTCGGCGGCATCGGCCGCGCGCTGGAAGGGCGCATCGGCACCGTGTTCCCGCAGACGTGGGAGTTCTACGCGATCTCCGCCTGCATGTTCCTCGTCCTCGCCTTTCCCGGCTTCGTCGTGCGCTACCTGAGGAAGCGTCACTGA
- a CDS encoding NUDIX hydrolase, whose product MSNDAHLKEVKVDGGIAYDGGFLKIHKDRVRLPNGAITNREYIRHPGAVAILPVLDDGRILLERQFRYPNDQVFIEFPAGKIDEGEDHLACAKRELEEETGYTATDWHFVTTIHNAIAYSDEHLELFLARGLKPGTAKLDEGEFVECFTATLDEALEWVRTGKITDVKTTIGLFWLDKLRSGDWKVD is encoded by the coding sequence ATGAGCAATGACGCTCACCTGAAGGAAGTGAAGGTCGACGGCGGCATCGCCTACGACGGCGGTTTCCTCAAGATTCACAAGGACCGGGTGCGGTTGCCCAATGGGGCAATCACCAACCGCGAATACATCCGCCACCCCGGCGCCGTCGCGATCCTGCCCGTGCTGGACGATGGCCGCATCCTGCTGGAACGCCAGTTCCGCTACCCGAACGACCAGGTCTTCATCGAATTCCCCGCCGGGAAGATCGACGAGGGCGAAGATCATCTCGCCTGCGCCAAGCGCGAGCTGGAAGAGGAAACGGGCTACACGGCCACCGACTGGCATTTCGTCACCACCATCCACAACGCGATCGCTTATTCGGACGAGCACCTCGAACTGTTCCTGGCGCGCGGGCTCAAGCCGGGCACGGCGAAACTCGACGAGGGCGAATTCGTCGAGTGCTTCACCGCCACGCTCGACGAGGCGCTGGAGTGGGTCCGCACGGGCAAGATCACCGACGTGAAGACGACCATCGGCCTGTTCTGGCTCGACAAGCTGCGCAGCGGGGACTGGAAGGTGGATTGA
- the ispF gene encoding 2-C-methyl-D-erythritol 2,4-cyclodiphosphate synthase, with translation MKKLPYRIGQGYDSHRLVEGRKLILGGVEIPHEKGLDGHSDADALLHAVTDAILGAAALGDIGRHFPDTAAEFKGADSRVLLRAAAERVKATGYDIGNVDATIIAQRPKMAPHIATMVAHVAADLGIEPGQVNVKAKTNEKMGYLGREEGINAEAVALLVLREE, from the coding sequence ATGAAGAAACTCCCATACCGCATCGGCCAGGGCTACGACAGCCACCGCCTCGTCGAGGGCCGCAAGCTGATCCTCGGCGGCGTCGAGATCCCCCATGAGAAGGGGCTGGACGGCCATTCCGATGCCGACGCGCTGCTGCACGCCGTCACCGACGCGATCCTGGGCGCCGCCGCCCTGGGCGACATTGGCCGGCACTTCCCGGACACGGCGGCCGAATTCAAGGGCGCCGATTCGCGCGTGCTGCTGCGCGCCGCCGCCGAAAGAGTCAAGGCAACCGGGTACGACATCGGCAACGTCGACGCAACGATCATCGCGCAGCGCCCGAAAATGGCACCGCACATCGCCACGATGGTGGCCCATGTCGCCGCCGACCTGGGCATCGAGCCGGGCCAGGTCAACGTGAAGGCGAAGACCAACGAAAAGATGGGTTACCTCGGCCGCGAGGAAGGCATCAACGCCGAGGCGGTCGCCCTCCTGGTGCTGCGCGAGGAGTGA
- a CDS encoding biliverdin-producing heme oxygenase produces MISAHPDILAALREATASRHAELDGGMPLARPAPTLADYRAHLALLHRWLEPIEAWQGRFADGPQDAALLPPSPHLPLIEADLADPALPAGREPSAAAVWHGRDSVAYRWGVAYVIEGSRLGGAVLYRRLADALAPHPLRYLHAGGVPPGPRWQHFLRALRAQVQGDRAVAEACQGARDAFDSLIALRRADPALQAAA; encoded by the coding sequence ATGATTTCCGCTCATCCCGACATCCTCGCCGCCTTGCGGGAGGCTACCGCCAGCCGCCACGCCGAGCTGGACGGCGGCATGCCCCTGGCCCGGCCGGCGCCCACGCTGGCCGACTACCGGGCGCACCTGGCGCTGCTGCACCGCTGGCTCGAGCCGATCGAAGCGTGGCAGGGCCGTTTCGCCGACGGCCCGCAGGATGCCGCACTGCTGCCGCCCTCGCCTCACCTGCCCCTGATCGAGGCCGACCTGGCCGACCCGGCGCTGCCCGCCGGCCGCGAGCCGTCCGCCGCCGCCGTCTGGCACGGGCGCGACAGCGTTGCCTACCGCTGGGGCGTGGCCTACGTGATCGAAGGATCGCGCCTCGGTGGCGCCGTGCTGTACCGCCGGCTGGCCGATGCGCTGGCACCGCACCCGCTGCGCTACCTGCACGCGGGCGGCGTACCGCCCGGGCCCCGCTGGCAGCACTTCCTCCGCGCGCTGCGCGCCCAGGTGCAAGGCGACCGCGCGGTGGCCGAGGCTTGCCAGGGCGCGCGCGACGCCTTCGACAGCCTGATCGCCCTGCGCCGCGCCGACCCGGCGCTGCAGGCCGCCGCATGA
- the nuoN gene encoding NADH-quinone oxidoreductase subunit NuoN: MNPNDTNLAPIYAEIFLLIATSAILLIDVYLPAAKRNITYMLSLLALAGTAVITYGDFSAGATTYAFNNMVVSDPMGNLLKLFTYLSVGITLVYARGYSTDRGMLGGNLGGEFYGLALFATLGQMVMISANSFLSIYLGLELMSLSLYALVALRRDNTNATEASMKYFVLGALASGFLLYGMSMLYGATGTLDLTTMASKIAAGTINNTILVFGLVFVVAGLAFKLGAVPFHMWVPDVYQGAPTGVTLLLGGAPKLATFAIVVRLLVEGLIPLAFDWQQMLLILAVMSLVIGNLTAIAQSNLKRMLAYSTIAQMGFVLLGMMAGVIGTDQSNGPAAYSSAMYYSITYVLTTLATFGLIMVLARSGHEAEELADFKGLGKRSGWYALLMTLLMFSLAGVPPMMGFMAKLTVLQSVLKAGHLWLTVFAVMASLVGAFYYLRVVKVMWFDEPTDTAPIRVAGDKNVVLALNGLLVVVLGVVPGPLLDACTQAISKTLAS; encoded by the coding sequence ATGAATCCGAACGATACCAATCTCGCACCGATTTACGCCGAGATCTTCCTGCTGATCGCCACCTCGGCGATCCTGCTGATCGACGTGTACCTGCCTGCCGCGAAGCGGAACATCACGTACATGCTGTCGCTGCTGGCCCTGGCCGGCACGGCGGTGATCACCTACGGCGATTTCTCCGCCGGCGCCACGACCTACGCGTTCAACAACATGGTCGTGTCCGACCCGATGGGCAACCTGCTCAAGCTGTTCACCTACCTGTCGGTGGGCATCACGCTGGTGTATGCCCGCGGCTACTCGACCGATCGGGGCATGCTGGGCGGTAACCTGGGCGGCGAGTTCTACGGCCTCGCGCTGTTCGCCACGCTGGGCCAGATGGTGATGATCTCGGCCAACAGCTTCCTGTCCATCTACCTGGGCCTGGAACTGATGTCGCTGTCGCTGTACGCGCTGGTCGCCCTGCGCCGCGACAACACCAACGCCACCGAAGCATCGATGAAGTACTTCGTGCTGGGCGCGCTGGCTTCCGGCTTCCTGCTGTACGGCATGTCGATGCTGTATGGCGCGACCGGCACGCTGGACCTGACGACGATGGCAAGCAAGATCGCCGCCGGCACAATCAACAACACGATCCTCGTGTTCGGCCTGGTGTTCGTGGTGGCCGGCCTGGCCTTCAAGCTGGGCGCCGTGCCGTTCCACATGTGGGTGCCGGACGTGTACCAGGGGGCGCCGACCGGCGTCACCTTGCTGCTGGGCGGCGCGCCGAAGCTGGCCACGTTCGCCATCGTCGTGCGCCTGCTGGTGGAAGGCCTGATCCCGCTGGCATTCGACTGGCAGCAGATGCTGCTGATCCTGGCCGTGATGTCGCTGGTGATCGGCAACCTGACCGCCATCGCGCAGTCGAACCTGAAGCGCATGCTGGCTTACTCGACGATCGCGCAGATGGGCTTCGTGCTGCTGGGCATGATGGCCGGCGTGATCGGCACCGACCAGTCCAATGGCCCTGCCGCCTACAGCTCGGCGATGTACTACTCGATCACCTACGTGCTGACCACGCTGGCGACCTTCGGCCTGATCATGGTGCTGGCCCGTTCCGGCCATGAAGCCGAGGAACTGGCCGACTTCAAGGGCCTGGGCAAGCGTTCGGGCTGGTACGCGCTGCTGATGACGCTGCTGATGTTCTCGCTGGCCGGCGTGCCGCCGATGATGGGCTTCATGGCCAAGCTGACCGTTCTGCAATCGGTGCTGAAGGCCGGCCACCTGTGGCTGACCGTGTTCGCGGTGATGGCATCGCTGGTGGGCGCGTTCTACTACCTGCGCGTCGTGAAGGTGATGTGGTTCGATGAACCGACCGACACCGCGCCGATCCGCGTGGCGGGCGACAAGAACGTGGTGCTGGCCCTGAACGGCCTGCTGGTGGTGGTGCTGGGCGTGGTGCCCGGCCCGTTGCTGGATGCCTGCACCCAGGCCATCAGCAAGACGCTGGCATCGTGA
- the ribA gene encoding GTP cyclohydrolase II, translated as MQPVAELPVDATDLEYVTSCALPTPWAEFTLHAFIEHSTGKEHLAMVLGDIGDGAPVLARVHSECLTGDVLFSQRCDCGAQLEGALQRIAAEGRGVLLYLRQEGRGIGLLNKMRAYRLQEAGADTVQANEQLGFKPDQRSYELVAPMLRQFGVQSLRLMTNNPRKIAAMEKLGVPVSERVPLLVNRNVFNQHYLNTKALKLGHMMSPVVATADSDGEQ; from the coding sequence ATGCAGCCCGTTGCTGAACTCCCTGTCGATGCCACCGATCTCGAATACGTCACCTCGTGCGCGCTGCCCACGCCGTGGGCGGAGTTCACGCTGCACGCGTTCATCGAGCATTCGACCGGCAAGGAGCACCTGGCGATGGTGCTGGGCGATATCGGTGACGGCGCGCCCGTGCTGGCGCGCGTGCACAGCGAATGCCTGACGGGCGACGTGCTGTTCTCCCAGCGCTGCGACTGCGGCGCCCAGCTCGAGGGCGCGCTACAGCGCATCGCGGCCGAAGGGCGCGGCGTGCTGCTGTACCTGCGCCAGGAAGGCCGCGGCATCGGCCTGCTGAACAAGATGCGCGCCTACCGGCTGCAGGAGGCGGGCGCCGATACCGTGCAGGCCAACGAGCAGCTCGGCTTCAAGCCGGACCAGCGCAGCTACGAGCTGGTGGCGCCGATGCTGCGCCAGTTCGGCGTGCAAAGCCTGCGCCTGATGACGAACAATCCCCGCAAGATCGCCGCCATGGAAAAGCTGGGCGTGCCTGTCTCCGAGCGCGTGCCGTTGCTCGTGAACCGCAATGTCTTCAACCAGCACTACCTGAATACGAAGGCGCTGAAGCTGGGGCACATGATGTCGCCGGTGGTTGCCACGGCCGACAGCGACGGCGAACAGTAA
- a CDS encoding FHA domain-containing protein — translation MTAPYFIEVLARNGDVLSRQRFDTLPVTLGRGYDNDFVLDDAHTAPRHAVLDRGEDGFLVLRDLGSQNGIVLHGRRQPEVALDGTTVVRLGHTRLRVRDAGFPVPAELTDTTMHAWEGGAPAMAGLALVALFMGVQEALSDTEGFQAIRYLLKIAGGLGAGLAWSGIWALVNRLFGGHARLGRHLFILGVGLVAIGAWEALSSVLAFAWSAEVFTRYGEHVAMLIACGMVYFHVKTVRPHISPRRLQVICGVLLGLGSGLVMMSNLEENGRLSDELYMSVLLPPSVRQSPDHSVDDFMGAAARLRTQADEERRRDVPGNESDDGDDN, via the coding sequence ATGACGGCGCCTTACTTCATCGAGGTATTGGCGCGCAATGGCGACGTACTGTCCAGGCAGCGCTTCGACACGCTGCCGGTGACCTTGGGCCGCGGCTACGACAACGATTTCGTGCTGGACGACGCCCACACGGCGCCCCGCCATGCGGTGCTGGACCGCGGCGAAGACGGCTTCCTCGTGCTGCGCGACCTGGGCAGCCAGAACGGCATCGTGCTGCACGGGCGTCGCCAGCCGGAAGTGGCGCTGGACGGCACCACGGTCGTGCGGCTCGGCCACACGCGGCTGCGCGTGCGCGACGCCGGCTTTCCCGTGCCGGCGGAACTGACGGATACCACCATGCATGCGTGGGAAGGCGGCGCCCCGGCGATGGCCGGGCTCGCACTGGTCGCACTGTTCATGGGCGTACAGGAAGCGCTGTCCGACACGGAAGGCTTCCAGGCGATCCGCTACCTGCTCAAAATCGCCGGCGGCCTCGGCGCCGGCCTGGCCTGGAGCGGTATCTGGGCGCTGGTAAACCGGCTGTTCGGCGGTCATGCGCGGCTGGGGCGGCACCTGTTCATCCTCGGTGTCGGACTGGTGGCGATCGGCGCCTGGGAGGCGCTGTCCTCGGTGCTCGCCTTCGCCTGGTCCGCCGAGGTCTTCACGCGCTATGGCGAGCACGTGGCCATGCTGATCGCCTGCGGCATGGTGTACTTCCATGTGAAGACCGTGCGGCCCCATATCTCGCCGCGGCGCCTGCAGGTCATCTGCGGCGTGCTGCTGGGGCTTGGGTCGGGCCTCGTCATGATGAGCAATCTGGAGGAGAACGGGCGGCTGTCGGACGAGCTGTACATGTCCGTGCTGCTGCCGCCGTCCGTGCGCCAGAGCCCGGACCACAGCGTGGACGACTTCATGGGCGCCGCGGCTCGGCTCAGGACGCAAGCCGACGAGGAGCGCCGGCGCGACGTGCCAGGCAACGAATCGGACGACGGCGACGACAACTGA
- a CDS encoding VOC family protein gives MIRIRELDHIVLRVVDLDRMIRFYTEVLGCTVERRQDGIGLVQLRAGSALVDLVPVDGKLGRMGGAAPGREGRNVDHFCFRVEPFDEAAIRAHLDRLDVPNGPAESRYGAEGEGPSIYIEDPEGNTVELKGAPYEPSA, from the coding sequence GTGATACGCATTCGTGAACTCGACCACATCGTGCTGCGCGTGGTGGACCTGGACCGCATGATCCGTTTCTATACCGAGGTGCTGGGCTGCACGGTCGAGCGCCGGCAGGATGGGATCGGACTCGTGCAGCTGCGCGCGGGCAGCGCGCTGGTCGACCTGGTGCCCGTGGACGGCAAGCTGGGCCGCATGGGGGGCGCGGCGCCGGGCAGGGAGGGCAGGAACGTCGATCACTTCTGCTTCCGCGTGGAGCCGTTCGACGAGGCCGCGATCCGTGCGCACCTGGACCGGCTCGACGTGCCCAACGGGCCGGCCGAATCGCGCTACGGGGCGGAAGGGGAGGGACCGTCGATCTACATCGAGGACCCGGAGGGGAATACGGTGGAGTTGAAGGGCGCGCCGTACGAGCCGTCGGCGTAA
- a CDS encoding pirin family protein, whose product MQEVRRSEERGVANHGWLDSRHTFSFGYYHDPRHMGFGPLLVINEDKVMPGQGFGTHGHRDMEIISYVLEGALEHKDSMGNGSVLRYGDVQRMTAGTGVRHSEFNHSSTERVHFLQIWIQPSETGIAPGYEEKHFSPESKQGKLRLIASPDGRDGSVLIHQDARIFATILNEGDSVAHPLDDERTSYVHVIRGTVTVNGTALKGGDALKITRETQVKLDHAEAAEVLVFDLPY is encoded by the coding sequence ATGCAAGAAGTCCGTCGCAGTGAAGAACGCGGTGTCGCCAACCACGGCTGGCTCGATTCCCGTCACACCTTCTCGTTCGGCTATTACCACGACCCGCGCCACATGGGCTTCGGCCCCCTGCTGGTGATCAACGAGGACAAGGTCATGCCGGGCCAGGGCTTCGGCACGCACGGCCACCGCGACATGGAGATCATCTCCTACGTGCTGGAAGGCGCGCTGGAACACAAGGACAGCATGGGCAACGGCAGCGTGCTGCGCTACGGCGACGTACAGCGCATGACGGCCGGCACCGGCGTGCGGCACAGCGAGTTCAACCACTCGAGCACCGAGCGCGTGCACTTCCTGCAGATCTGGATCCAGCCGTCCGAGACCGGCATCGCCCCCGGCTACGAGGAAAAGCACTTCTCGCCGGAGAGCAAACAGGGCAAATTGCGGCTGATCGCCTCGCCGGACGGCCGCGACGGCTCGGTGCTGATCCACCAGGATGCCCGCATCTTCGCCACGATCCTGAACGAGGGTGACAGCGTGGCGCACCCGCTGGACGACGAGCGCACCAGCTACGTGCACGTGATCCGCGGCACCGTGACAGTCAACGGCACCGCGCTGAAGGGCGGCGACGCGCTGAAGATCACCCGCGAGACGCAGGTGAAGCTGGACCACGCCGAGGCGGCCGAGGTACTGGTCTTCGATCTGCCGTACTGA
- a CDS encoding serine protease, whose protein sequence is MKPTRLAATVQFAITMTWGAAASAAPVPPTAPAAQPAAQPAAQLPAPRRAPAQGAQGAQGAQGNSAPLPIPSSAAQKLYAAAKADLLQVRSLLKSGRTQSSVGSGFLVGTSNLVLTNYHVVSQFALDPDTYTGEWVDTAGQRGNIELLAVDVLHDLAVVRVNRYGTGFFKVPEGEVRLTQGQYLYSLGNPLDLGFAISEGAYNGIISRSFYDQLMFTGPINAGMSGGPSVTADGEVAGVNVAKRLDGELVSFLVPIRYAQRLLKQVEGRPAPPKDFTAVVTQQLLAHQKAMIDHLLTGPLTKKVMGPYEVPVRETEQMRCWGNSSAQATSRSEKPFAVDTTSCTMESSVFVSGSLQTGAVGIRHQYLRSTGLDAIRFAQLSSASFKNEDFGSYKDTRLTGPQCTEQFVTNGSLPMRAVLCVRAYRKFAGLYDFSLITASTDDGMMNLQSRLDARGVSYDNGMRTARAFLEALARVSVK, encoded by the coding sequence ATGAAACCTACCCGGCTTGCCGCAACCGTTCAATTCGCGATCACCATGACCTGGGGCGCCGCCGCCTCGGCCGCGCCTGTTCCGCCAACCGCTCCCGCGGCGCAGCCGGCTGCCCAGCCCGCCGCGCAGCTGCCGGCGCCGCGGCGCGCGCCCGCCCAGGGTGCGCAGGGTGCGCAGGGTGCGCAGGGTAATTCAGCACCGTTGCCCATCCCCTCCTCCGCCGCGCAAAAACTGTACGCCGCCGCCAAGGCCGACCTGCTGCAGGTGCGCTCGCTGCTCAAGAGCGGGCGCACGCAATCATCGGTCGGTTCCGGCTTCCTGGTCGGCACGTCGAACCTGGTGCTGACGAATTACCACGTGGTCTCCCAGTTCGCGCTGGACCCGGATACCTACACGGGCGAATGGGTGGACACGGCGGGCCAGCGCGGCAACATCGAACTGCTGGCCGTGGACGTGCTGCACGACCTGGCCGTGGTGCGCGTGAACCGCTATGGCACCGGCTTCTTCAAGGTGCCGGAGGGCGAGGTACGCCTCACGCAGGGCCAGTACCTGTACTCGCTCGGCAACCCGCTCGATCTGGGCTTCGCCATCTCCGAAGGCGCCTACAACGGCATCATCTCGCGCAGCTTCTACGACCAGCTGATGTTCACCGGCCCGATCAACGCGGGCATGAGCGGCGGCCCGAGCGTGACGGCCGATGGCGAGGTGGCCGGCGTCAACGTGGCCAAGCGGCTGGACGGGGAGCTGGTCAGCTTCCTGGTGCCGATCCGCTATGCGCAGCGCCTGCTCAAGCAGGTCGAAGGCCGGCCCGCGCCGCCCAAGGATTTCACGGCCGTCGTCACGCAGCAGCTGCTGGCGCACCAGAAGGCGATGATCGACCACCTCCTCACCGGCCCGCTGACGAAGAAGGTGATGGGCCCCTACGAAGTACCGGTGCGCGAGACGGAGCAGATGCGCTGCTGGGGCAATTCCAGCGCCCAGGCTACCTCGCGCAGCGAGAAACCGTTCGCGGTCGACACCACCAGCTGCACGATGGAGTCGTCGGTCTTCGTCTCCGGCTCGCTGCAGACCGGCGCGGTGGGGATCCGCCACCAATACCTGCGCAGCACGGGGCTCGATGCGATCCGTTTCGCCCAATTGTCGTCGGCCTCGTTCAAGAACGAGGATTTCGGCAGCTACAAGGACACGCGGCTGACCGGCCCGCAGTGCACCGAGCAGTTCGTGACCAATGGCTCGCTGCCGATGCGCGCCGTGCTGTGCGTGCGCGCCTACCGCAAGTTCGCCGGCCTGTACGACTTTTCCCTGATCACGGCCAGCACCGACGATGGCATGATGAACCTGCAAAGCCGGCTGGATGCGCGCGGCGTATCCTATGACAACGGCATGCGCACCGCACGCGCCTTTCTCGAAGCGCTGGCGCGCGTGAGCGTGAAATGA
- a CDS encoding ATP-binding protein, producing the protein MSEQPLPQSVPAPVGLDNCADEPIHIPGLVQPHGALLAFAPDGKLRAWSANVAELLGFAPVLGTPYDRLPLAPAVTEQLRACLVEGADSPTGIETQGNGNTFDCVVHGNGTRAIAEFEVRHVAADELAAFALKAHAAIERLRRQRSIEALLHHAVEQVRAITGFDRVMAYRFRHDDSGDVVAESRREDLKPFLGMRYPASDIPAQARRLYTINTLRLIADIGYTPVPVLGAAGEPPLDMSHSVLRSVSPIHVEYLQNMGVAASMSVSIVVNGKLWGLIACHHMAPLRVPYSVRMACDVIAQVLAAAVVSVDSHERMRLAEQAAGVRTRLIETLLHEDDVLAALEQHAEELAGYLAADALVFTQQNKLTAHGVDEELAAAIVGSLPAQGEEMLHRSGRADWPEGLRARLGPWVGLLALHFDPATAGWLLALRREQVETVRWAGKPDKLLKTGPLGHRLTPRGSFDEWVESVHDKAEPWDEPRRLVAEQLLGEMHRASMARHAETEKARMQLLAMLGHDLRDPLQSISMAATVLQHGAEPHQLGQRIERSSGRMQRLISQVLDMSRLDSGLGLSMRKIDVELSKMVEDLLDETRLAHPGTVYQADIAQGVHGCADPDRMAQVISNLLSNARHHGATGRPVLVSLKEEAGKAVLEVRNNGAPIAPELEAQLFNPFKRMALQSRTNRTGMGLGLYIAENVLKGHGGMVAYRYEAPHVVFRVEFPLQPD; encoded by the coding sequence ATGAGCGAGCAACCGCTCCCGCAGAGCGTGCCGGCGCCCGTCGGCCTGGATAACTGCGCGGACGAGCCGATCCACATCCCCGGCCTCGTCCAGCCGCATGGCGCCCTGCTGGCGTTCGCGCCCGACGGCAAGCTGCGCGCCTGGAGCGCGAACGTCGCCGAGCTGCTGGGCTTCGCTCCCGTCCTCGGCACGCCCTACGACCGCCTGCCGCTCGCGCCCGCGGTGACGGAGCAGTTGCGCGCCTGCCTGGTCGAAGGCGCCGATTCGCCGACCGGCATCGAAACCCAGGGCAACGGCAACACGTTCGACTGCGTGGTGCATGGCAACGGCACGCGGGCGATCGCCGAGTTCGAAGTGCGCCACGTCGCGGCCGACGAGCTGGCCGCCTTCGCCCTGAAAGCCCACGCCGCCATCGAACGGTTGCGCCGCCAGCGCTCCATCGAGGCGCTGCTGCACCACGCGGTGGAACAGGTGCGCGCCATCACCGGCTTCGACCGCGTGATGGCCTACCGCTTCCGCCACGACGACAGCGGCGACGTGGTCGCGGAAAGCCGCCGCGAAGACCTGAAACCCTTCCTCGGCATGCGCTACCCGGCCAGCGACATCCCCGCCCAGGCGCGCCGGCTGTACACGATCAACACGCTGCGACTGATCGCCGACATCGGCTACACGCCGGTGCCCGTGCTGGGCGCGGCGGGCGAGCCGCCGCTGGACATGAGCCACTCGGTGCTGCGCAGCGTGTCGCCGATCCACGTCGAATACCTGCAGAACATGGGCGTGGCCGCGTCGATGAGCGTGTCGATCGTCGTCAACGGCAAGCTGTGGGGCCTGATCGCCTGTCACCACATGGCGCCGCTGCGCGTGCCGTACTCGGTGCGCATGGCTTGCGACGTGATCGCGCAGGTGCTGGCGGCCGCGGTGGTGAGCGTCGACTCGCACGAGCGCATGCGGCTCGCCGAACAGGCTGCTGGCGTACGCACGCGCCTGATCGAAACGCTGCTGCACGAGGACGACGTGCTGGCCGCGCTCGAACAGCATGCGGAGGAACTGGCCGGCTACCTGGCGGCCGACGCGCTGGTGTTCACCCAGCAGAACAAGCTGACGGCGCACGGCGTGGACGAAGAACTGGCCGCCGCGATCGTCGGCTCGCTGCCGGCCCAGGGCGAGGAGATGCTGCACCGTTCCGGCCGCGCCGACTGGCCGGAAGGGCTGCGAGCCCGCCTGGGCCCCTGGGTCGGCCTGCTGGCGCTGCACTTCGACCCGGCCACGGCCGGCTGGCTGCTGGCATTGCGCCGCGAGCAGGTGGAAACCGTGCGCTGGGCCGGCAAGCCGGACAAGCTGCTGAAGACCGGGCCGCTGGGCCACCGCCTGACGCCGCGCGGCTCGTTCGACGAATGGGTGGAATCGGTGCACGACAAGGCGGAGCCCTGGGATGAACCGCGGCGGCTGGTCGCCGAACAGCTGCTGGGCGAGATGCACCGCGCCAGCATGGCGCGCCATGCCGAGACGGAGAAGGCGCGCATGCAATTGCTGGCGATGCTGGGCCACGATTTGCGCGACCCGCTGCAATCGATCTCGATGGCGGCCACGGTGCTCCAGCACGGCGCCGAGCCGCACCAGCTGGGACAACGCATCGAGCGCTCGTCGGGGCGCATGCAGCGCCTGATCAGCCAGGTGCTCGACATGAGCCGGCTCGACAGCGGGCTCGGCCTTTCCATGCGCAAGATCGACGTCGAGCTGTCGAAGATGGTGGAAGACCTGCTCGACGAGACACGCCTGGCGCACCCCGGCACCGTGTACCAGGCCGATATCGCGCAAGGTGTGCATGGCTGTGCCGACCCGGACCGCATGGCGCAGGTGATCAGCAACCTGCTCAGCAACGCGCGCCACCACGGCGCCACCGGCCGGCCCGTGCTGGTGTCGCTGAAGGAAGAAGCCGGCAAGGCGGTGCTGGAAGTACGCAACAACGGCGCGCCCATCGCGCCGGAATTGGAAGCACAGCTGTTCAACCCGTTCAAGCGCATGGCCCTGCAAAGCCGCACCAACCGTACCGGCATGGGGCTCGGGCTGTACATCGCCGAGAACGTGCTGAAGGGGCACGGCGGCATGGTCGCCTACCGCTACGAGGCGCCGCACGTGGTGTTCAGGGTGGAGTTTCCGCTGCAGCCAGACTGA
- the ispD gene encoding 2-C-methyl-D-erythritol 4-phosphate cytidylyltransferase, which produces MNYFALIPAAGVGARMAVGYPKQYLPLLGRPMLRHTVEAFLRCPQVAHTYVVVSAEDAYVDEVLPAGLAGVTVLRCGGATRMESIRNGLRLLAEGAAADDRVLVHDAARPGLTPALVDKLIAEAGRDPAGGLLALPVVDTVKSTRRGSVATTPRDGLWLAQTPQMFPYALLMRALEEAPDPDAITDDASAVELLGFSPRLVEGHPRNLKVTLPTDARIAEMYLSMDTEQ; this is translated from the coding sequence ATGAATTACTTTGCCCTGATCCCCGCCGCCGGCGTGGGCGCCCGGATGGCCGTGGGCTATCCCAAACAATACCTGCCCCTGCTGGGCAGGCCGATGCTGCGGCATACCGTCGAGGCGTTCCTGCGCTGCCCGCAGGTTGCGCACACCTACGTGGTAGTGAGCGCCGAAGACGCGTATGTCGACGAGGTGCTGCCGGCCGGCCTGGCCGGCGTCACCGTACTGCGCTGTGGCGGCGCCACGCGCATGGAATCGATCCGCAATGGTTTGCGGCTGCTTGCGGAAGGCGCCGCCGCCGACGATCGCGTGCTGGTGCACGACGCAGCCCGGCCCGGCCTGACGCCGGCCCTGGTGGACAAGCTGATCGCCGAGGCGGGGCGCGACCCGGCCGGCGGCCTGCTCGCGCTGCCGGTGGTGGACACCGTGAAGAGCACGCGGCGAGGTAGTGTGGCGACGACGCCGCGCGACGGACTCTGGCTGGCGCAGACCCCGCAGATGTTCCCGTATGCGCTGCTGATGCGGGCACTCGAGGAGGCGCCCGATCCCGATGCGATCACCGACGACGCCAGCGCCGTCGAACTGCTCGGCTTCTCGCCCCGGCTCGTCGAAGGGCACCCCCGCAACCTGAAGGTGACGCTGCCGACCGACGCGCGCATCGCCGAAATGTACCTTTCGATGGATACCGAACAATGA